One window of Psychrobacillus sp. FSL H8-0483 genomic DNA carries:
- a CDS encoding hemolysin III family protein: MSNTHIFTKREEIANAIIHGIGALLSVAALVILIVSSVMHGTVWHVVSFTLFGATMVLLYVSSTLVHGFPAGRAKDVFEILDHSSIYFFIAGTYTPLLFLAVKGTLGWTLFGIVWGLAIVGTVFKAYFVKRFLHMSTLMYILMGWLIVFAWNPLVANMSSQGLILLAIGGLLYTVGAVFYVWRGFTYHHAVWHLFVLAASVLHFFAVMTLLP; encoded by the coding sequence ATGAGCAATACACATATATTTACGAAGCGTGAAGAGATTGCCAATGCGATTATTCACGGGATTGGTGCTCTTTTAAGTGTAGCGGCACTTGTGATTTTGATTGTATCTTCTGTCATGCACGGAACGGTGTGGCATGTGGTAAGTTTTACGTTGTTCGGGGCGACCATGGTGCTTCTATATGTATCGTCCACACTTGTCCATGGGTTTCCGGCAGGTCGTGCAAAAGATGTGTTTGAGATATTGGACCACTCATCGATCTACTTTTTTATAGCAGGGACGTATACACCTTTATTATTCCTTGCAGTAAAAGGGACGCTTGGCTGGACATTGTTTGGAATTGTGTGGGGGCTGGCGATTGTAGGTACGGTGTTTAAGGCGTATTTTGTAAAGCGCTTTTTGCATATGTCGACGTTGATGTACATATTAATGGGCTGGCTGATTGTTTTTGCATGGAATCCGCTTGTTGCGAACATGTCGTCACAGGGGTTAATTTTGCTAGCGATTGGTGGTTTGCTCTATACGGTTGGAGCAGTTTTCTATGTGTGGCGCGGCTTTACGTATCATCATGCAGTCTGGCATTTATTTGTACTCGCAGCGTCCGTGCTGCATTTCTTTGCAGTAATGACGTTATTGCCATAA